Part of the Solwaraspora sp. WMMA2065 genome is shown below.
ATCACCGGGGACCGCGCCTTCGACCTCGCCGTCCGGCTGGAGGTCAACGACGTGCCGTTCCTGCACGTCCCGTCGCTCAACGCGGCGATCTCCTCGGTGCCGCCCGGCCGGCTGGAGGTCATCGCGAACTACACCGCATTCCAGGACATCCGAGCGGAGCTGGACCGTGTCAACTGAGTCGTTCCCGGCCATCGGCCCGTCGATCGGCGGGCCCAGCGTGCTCCGCCTGGTCTGGATCTACCCTGACCTGCTGTCCACCTACGGCGACCGGGGCAACCTGCTGATCCTGGCCCGCCGGGCCCAGCAGCGCGGCATCCCGGTGGAGCTCACCGAAATCCGCTCCGACCAGCCGGTGCCGCAGTCGGCGGATATCTACCTGATCGGCGGCGGCGAGGACGGCCCGCAGGCGCTGGCCGCCCAGCGGCTCCGGGCCGACACCGGGCTGCACCGCGCCGTCGACCAGGGTTCGGTGATCTTCGCGGTCTGCGCCGGCTACCAGCTGCTGGGCACCTCGTTCTTCGCCAAGGGCACCCAGTGCACCGGCCTGGAACTACTGGACCTGCAGTCCGACCGGGGACCGAGCCGGGCGGTCGGCGAATTGGCCGGCGACATCGACCCGCGGCTCGGCGTACCGCCGCTGAGCGGTTTCGAGAACCACGGCGGGCGCACCCATCTCGGCAACGGCGTCTCGCCGCTGGCCCGGGTCACCGCCGGGGTCGGCAACGACGGGACCAGCGAGGGCGCCTGGCGG
Proteins encoded:
- a CDS encoding DJ-1/PfpI family protein, translating into MGGPSVLRLVWIYPDLLSTYGDRGNLLILARRAQQRGIPVELTEIRSDQPVPQSADIYLIGGGEDGPQALAAQRLRADTGLHRAVDQGSVIFAVCAGYQLLGTSFFAKGTQCTGLELLDLQSDRGPSRAVGELAGDIDPRLGVPPLSGFENHGGRTHLGNGVSPLARVTAGVGNDGTSEGAWRGNILGTYAHGPALARNPALADLLLRWAIGAASLPPLNDMWADRLRAERMAAIRA